In Mixophyes fleayi isolate aMixFle1 chromosome 3, aMixFle1.hap1, whole genome shotgun sequence, the genomic stretch ATCACTGCAGATTTGTGTGAATAAGAGGACAATTCCCATATTGTCAGGACTCTTAAAATCAATGAGCTCAAAGCACTTGAAAGTCTTCAAAATAATACTGATATAGTAATTAGACAAGCTGACAAAGGAGGTGGGATAGTTATACAAAATCGCACAGATTATATAAAAGAAGCAAATAGATTATTGAGCGATACAGTATCTTATACTCCCCTAAAGAGAGACCCCCCCAATGATTATGTGAATAGTTTAAGAGAAATACTAACTAGAGCACTATATGATGACATAATTGTCAAAGATGAATTTCAATTTCTAATGGTAAACTGTCcaattatatctatattttacaatatgcccaaaatacacaaaagtttAGATAACCTGCCTGGAAGACCTATCATAGCGGGTATAGATTCCTCGACTTCACACATCTCTAAAGATGTGGATGTATTTTTAAGTAAATATGTTACTAATCCAGAGTCCTATGTGAAAGACACTACGTACGTGTTACAgatttttgaatattttaaatgGAGTAGTGAATTTGTATGGGTCACTATTGATGTCCATTCGTTGTATACATCCATTGAACATAAAAAAAGGAATCGAGGCAGTTAAAAAAATTCTTGACATGGATTGTTCTATATCTAATTTACACAAGGATTTAATTTGTAATTTGAATAAATTCATAttaactcataattattttaaatatcttgACCAGTTTTATCTCTAGCTTTGCGGAACTGCAATGGGCACAGTTTTTGCGCCCAACTTCGCAAACTTATTTACAGGCAGCTgggaagaaaaatacatttacagtcCTAGCACTTATTCTgccaatattattttctttaacatatatatagatgatattgtATTAGTTTGGAAAGGAGATATTCAATCTCTAAATAACGTTATGGTGTTTATTGAAACAAATGACTATAACCTCAAATTTACAATGAAATATGACTCAATACAAGTAGAATACTTAGATCTTATTCTTATAGCACAAGATGAAAAAGTGATcataaaaaatgtcattaaatcaGTTGAGACCAATAGTTATTTACACTACAAAAATACTCACGTCAAAAAATGGAAGACGAATATCCCATTTTCTCAATTTCACCGCAAGAGGAATTGTAGTGATAACAACCATTGTAAAGAACATGTAAACATATATACCGAAAGATTTCATAAAAGAGGTTATCCTCAAGAAATACTAGAAAATGCTATTGTTAGAACAGAACAGCTTTACAGACAAGATATTCTGTCTTATTCCAAAAAGACAAATAAGAATGATGATATTTCTTTTATTACCACATATTGTAGTGGAGAAAGAAAAATTAGATCAGTCATGTCTAAACATTGGAATGTTCTGAGGAGAGATCATGTCCTCCACAATATCCTCCCTGAATTCCCTAATATTATCTTTAAGAAAAGTCGCAACTTGAAAAACATGTTAGCTCCTAGTCTGCCAAAAAGTATTACAACTGTAAGGACATCCTTTTTAGATATAGAAGGAAGTACCAGATGTAATCAttgcaatatatgtaaatatacagcTCATATGAACAAAATCTTCTATAATCACAACAATAGTAGAAGCTTTAAAGTTAAACAATTGATGAATTGTTTGCCTACATCTGTTATATACCTCCTAGAGTGTACCTGTGGTCGCAAATATATGGGCAAGACCAAAAGACCCTTGAAAATACATATTCAAGAACatgtgaaaaatattaaaaataaagtgatgAGTCACTCGGTCTCACAGCATTTCAAGGAATTCCATCAGGCAGACCCACAATATCTAAAATGTATGGCACTGGAACATGTAGAGTTGGGCACAAGAGGTGGTGATTTGCAAAAATGGCTGTCGCAAAGAGAGATGTTCTGGATCTACACATTGGACAATCTAATGTCACAAGATTTCAATGAAAATTATGAATTAGCTCCATTTTTGTAGATATAAAGGGagctcttttttatatttttgtgcagTGATGTATTTACTTATTCACTATCAATAGATATTCTACATATATTATGTATGGTGTGCAATCAGTTATCATTTTAACATATCAGGTTTTAGTGTATGATCAATGTATAGTTTTAGTTATATTTATAGGTATCGTGTTAGCTATAATACACTATAAGTAGTGTTAATTAATAGTGTGTTCTATATATTATTCTTATCCTTTTATaccttttttacctttttatattgtattctttatgtatatttattatgtacTTTGTGCCAGTTATTGATTGCCTTGGTAGTCTCATGTAGACTTAGTGAGTGTCTTagacatatatataaaattcaatcTGAATTTGGTTCATAATAATTTGCGACCGCTGTTAGTTTAACAAGTTTGTTGAAAGAGGTCACGTGACTATTATGTCTTTATCTGTGCAGTAGACATAAAGTTTGTTGTCAATACGGTCATGTGACCACTCTGTTCCCATTGGTCACGCTTTCATGTAGAGCGTCGGGTGATGCTCGTTGTCCGCAGGCACAAGATAGCGCCGCACACACTATTTTAGATCGCGACCCAGAGAGCCACATATTCAATTACCTCCTGATGAGGTCTTTATGCCAataagatgaaacgcgttgaagaACTTGTCAATTTGAATTTGGTGGAGCCACAGATCTATTGCTGCAAGTATATTAAGTTATAGCAGCTAACGAGAACTGCATAGAGATCAGGCCATTGTGATTGCCTTCAACAGATAAGCAAAAAGAGTTTTATTATCTGAACTGCATAGAGATCATGCCACTGTGACAGAGGTCAACAGATAAGCTAAACAGTCTGATTATCTGGTACACATATCACTACTGGAGGGTACTGGTGTTCTAGAGTGTTTATATGATAACTATCCTTTCACATCTACTCACTGATGTATATGGTTAACTGCTACCATTCTGAACATCCTATCTTATTGCACTTGTGGATAATTCCATTTCCAGGCTTTTGGTACAGTCACTGTATTATTGTCCATtacaatacagtattatactatgcgGCGCCCTATCCCATATGCTTAGTTTTAGATTTCTCCAGTCCACCATCTGGTTTTGTGGGAATTGGAAGCCGCCTGGACATAGGCGAAGTATTTTTCTAAATTGACTATATTGGGACATAATTTCAATTTGGAGTTATGTGCTGAGATATAGCTACAATTttgttgagatatatatatatatatatatatatatatatatatatatatatatatatatatatatatagtgtgtgtgtgtgtttgcaattGTTATATATTTGGTTCATAACACTccagatattatttacatttagggAAAAGGAAGAAAAATTATCCCCCTCCTCATCACATATACAACTACACTACTGATCATAATTTTACAATCTGTAGAAACACACCACCAGCCTTGGGAGACATTTCTTTAGCAGCCATTATACATGCACTCCAAGAGAAGTGTAGATACCCAATTTTGCGCATATTCTTTTCCACCCCCTagtacggcggttcccaaactgtgcgccgcggctcccaggggtgccgcggcactgtcactggggtgccgcaggccagacataaaaaaaaaaaaacacagaaacttaccaatccgtcgggcgtcgggacccagcagcctcctctctcctgcagctgtcactgaatatcgacgtcagtaacaagctgcaggagagaggaggctgctgggtcccggcgcccgacggattggtaagtttctgtgtttttttttttttttaatggctggcgtctggcgcggggcagagtgagagggatcgtggcagaggagggggacagaggaggagagcagaggatggtgacagcgggacagaggttggtgacaggatggtgacagcgggacagaggaggagagcagaggatggtgacagcgggacagaggttggtgacaggatggtgacagcgggacagaggaggagagcagaggatggtgacagcgggacagaggaggagagcagaggatggtgacagcgggacagaggaggagagcagaggatggtgaaagcgggacagaggaggagagcagaggatggtgacagcgggacagaggttggtgacagaggatggggacagcgggacagaggaggagagcagaggatggtgacagcgggacagaggaggagagcagaggatggtgacagcgggacagaggaggagagcagaggatggtgacagcgggacagaggaggagagcagaggatggtgacagcgggacagaggaggagagcacaggatggtgacagcgggacagaggatggggacagcgggacagaggaggagagcagaggatggtgacagcgggacagaggttggtgacagaggatggtgacagcgggacagaggaggagagcagaggatggtgacagcgatacagaggttggtgacagcgggacagaggaggagagcagaggatggtgacagcgggacagaggaggagagcagaggatggtgacagcgggacagaggaggagagcagaggatggtgacagcgggacagaggaggagagcagaggatggtgacagcgggacagaggaggagagcagaggatggtgacagcgggacagaggaggagagcagaggatggtgacagcgggatagaggaggagagcagaggatggtgacagcggaacagaggttggtgacagcgggacagaggaggagagcagaggatggtgacaggatggtgacagcgggacagaggaggagagcagaggatggtgacagcgggacagaggaggagagcagaggatggtgacagcgggacagaggttggtgacaggatggtgacagcgggacagaggaggagagcagaggatggtgacagcgggacagaggaggagagcagaggatggtgacagaggaggagagcagaggatggtgacagcgggacagaggaggagagcagaggatggtgacagaggaggagagcagaggatggtgacagcgggacagaggttggtgacaggatggtgacagaggaggagagcagaggatggtgacagcgggacagaggttggtgacacagagcagaggatggcgacagagcagaggatggggacagcggggcagagaagggggacagtggggcagaggagggggacacagcatgagaggggcagtggagggggacacagcatgagaggggcagtggagggggacacagcgtgagagggcagaggagggggacattgtgagagagggcagaggagaggggacagcgtgacagagcagaggagggggcacagcgtgacagagggcagagggggcagtgtgagagagggcagtgtgtctggatgcagagggggcagagtgcctgagggcagagtgtctggatgcagagggggcatctttgcatacaactaaataagtatttctgtcctgacctaaatacttattacaattttttgacccaactacttggattgctcaataattattttggaggggtgccataaaaaaaatttggagactctaagggtgccgcgaactgcaaaagtttgggaaccactgccctagtatgtcttctgggatccaatgttaacagtctgtgaagtttttgtccaaatccatccaatggaaggctcagaacagactccccgggtcaaagttctgcccagcgtacaccaatgggaggtccaactgggacaCTAACACCCCTAaaatctggccaggatccaactggaccacctcgcgttggttgCATCCCAATCGGTCCAGGAGTGTACGAATGAATAACTGGACAAACAATCAAACATAATATATGGGTTGGGTTGAACTGCATAAGCTGCAAGTGAAATCAAAGTATCTTCACATGTCTCTTGGCATGTAAATATGACCAGAATCAGCATAAATATCTTTTTGTAGGAATAAAAGTAGTAGTTGGTACTTACAGTATTTTTGAAGAGTTAAATGAAATTGTTTATAGAATTTTATAGCACATTAGTGCATGTAGGGATTGCTTGGAGGCATTTGTCTATGTGAATAAGTGGAATATTTGAAAGGTTAAATGACTGAGCCACCAGTTACTCAGACATTCCATAAATAACGTACTGCATAGAATAAAAGTGGACCCAGCTTGAATCCTGACAGCTCCAGTACTTCAGCTCTTCATTGTTAGAAATTGAGCAGGGGCAGAGACTTCCACTGAAGTGCTACTCTGGGAGGTTGTAGGGAGGAAGTTGCTAAATGTTGAGTTGTGCCAAACTGGACTAAATCTTTATATAAGTGTTAAAGCTAAAACAGTGTGTAAATAACATTTAAAGAAAGagaataaattattaaaacaGAAATTTTTATGTAAATCTCAGACATGAAAATTACACAGCATACAAAAAGTAAGCCAGAGCGTTTCAGTTTCACTTTAGCTGTAAAGAATTTTCATCACAGTTTCTACATACACTGCGTCGGCCATCAGCTTTCTTTGACTCCCCGGCTGCaggaaattatttattgtcgggatcTCACTGATTCTTTCTTTAAAAGCCTAAAAATAAAGGATTACAAGAAACTGAGTTTTACAATGTTATTAATGTGACAAAAAACTTATTCCGTTTTTCCAAAAACTAAAGACTcagtaaaattaatattaatcagtataaaattacaaataaatataactcATTATAAAACAGATGTACAATATTTGcatctgtatttattattacattagaCTGGCACAACAAATAAattgcacatacatacacagcaaGAAGTTGCAGTAGACTAGCactacattaatattaattaagtttatattttacatgtagGTAAACATATAAATAGCACCATTATCCTTAGATAGCTTAGTGAACCCCCATGCTAGACTCATCACCAAGTCACAATATTTCATGAAAAATCAATACAATTTTCCCAGCTCCAAAGTTACACTGAGCATATTCTGATTTCATGGGAGAAAAATGCAGACAACATACTCTTAAATATAACTGAAACATAGTACATACAACACTCGTATtatcaaagggcctgattcatttaggaaagttaagtaaaaaaaaaatgggtaagtaatctcctggacaaaaccatgttacaaattcGTTTTCTATCTTTCagaaaagttaaatactgtctgtttatttcatgtagcacacaactatcaactttcaatttcagtgtacaaataagctattaagtatttctgtgctacatgaaaaaacagtcagtatttaacttatgtgcaaaatagaaaacaaatttgcaccccttgcattgtaacatggttttgtccaggagactacttactcaattttttttacttaactttccttaataaatcaggcccaaagacaCTAATTTTAACGGAATCAATGTACCATGCTATGGGGCTGAGTAGAGGGTAAGATATACAAATATGGCAAGTTTCCACCAACTTGTATAGTAATAGGGTCAGTGGCTCAATTGAGAGCCTGATGATGGCCAAACCATGTCATCCACAACCTTTAACCTAGTTCCTACTAGTCACCAGCAAACCACTGGAATACACAGTCAGGTCCATTTAGGCCATTGGGACAAGCCACCACTCCTCGCTTttcaataaggcaatatttgctATCTACTGTAGGTAAGGCAGATTGTCCACTACATAGACTGAGCAGAACTTCTAGAATATAGAACACACCTAACTGAATGAGGTCAGTCAGCAGTATTTAAGTCAAGCAGATATTACATTTCTAGGTTTTAGACCTCTGTGAAATATGTTCTCAGCGAAATCTGCTGTCATCTGAGGTAGCAATGACACATATTGGTGTCAATGTCAAACCAAAAATGAAGCAAAAATATAAGTGATCACAGTGACATTGTACAATGCTTACCTGTAAGTTAGGAAAGTTCTGTAGGATGTTATCATGGATCTCTTCCACTGATAAAATGGCATCAAGCAGCAGCACATCTGCCATACTCAGCTGGTTTCCAACCAAAAAGTTCTGATTTTCTAAGGCCtacaattaaaaaacaataaattagcTGTATTCCATATACCTGTTTTTTTCTTCATCCTCGCAGTGTTGGACTGGGATATCAGTAAATTGTGTTATGAGTGTTCCCACTGGGGtctaatatattatatttcatttaaaacctatctataatataaatgtctagtggcgtgtgttagtctgtctgtgtgtgtggaaaaaataaaaccaagctgcagcgccacctgctgggcggagttatacactgacctactaaattcttagtgtgtgtggaaaaaaaaattcagaaagggctgaattttggtatactaagatgtttttaatttgttaatttaatttgttaattgttaaaagtgtttataaagattttaaaaaaatatatatatatttcttgaaggagaagtgacagttgggggtggttggtggttgccgggggtgacagtggggagtggttggtggttgaggcctgggctatggctcaaatgcatgacaagaacctttttaacaccttaagtagcttgatttgactagattgcatgagtatcgtgcacgggttaacttgtataatataaatacacaaaaatctacaatatttacacatatattaatGATTTTCTGATAAAGTGATTTATTTCCCAAGTTTTCTCCATAGCAAACATTCCCACTGGAGTATCTTCAGACGCTTTAATGGACCATCCAAGCCTGCTTCCTGGTTTAATTCACAACAGAATATGCTGTGAAGGATACTGAGTCAGCTATAAAACACTGAAATAGTTAGCTTGACCTTAAATTGATTTTTGGGTGTTTTTGTAAACCTGTGCCAGGTTGCCACGCCTGGCCTTGGGAATTAGAGGATGGCAGAACCAAGGTGTAGTATAAAAGAAATCACAACAATTGAAAATTGACTTTAAAAACTGCTTTGAAATACACCACACACATATATGATGTTTCTTTAAATATAACTTTTCTTACTTTGTTATATACAGGAAAGTATCTGTGTAATGCTTTGTCTTGGACGAGGCATCTTTGTTTCTCCTTACCATCTTCAGGAAGGATCAATATTGACGTGACCAGTGACATCAGGTCACAGACTCCCTCTACATACATGTCAATGCTGGAATGAAAAGCAGAAAATGTATATTAGATTAATCACTTGCTTCAattaacacaatatatatatatatatatatatatatatatatatatatatatatatatatatatatatatatatatatatatatagctaaacCTTACATTGGACAGACCAGTTTCTACAGTCACAAGGCTCATTTATTAGCATTGCatgtaaaccatagcaaccaatcagatatttgctttcgtTGTCTAAATACAGCTACacagattggttgctgtggttcagtgaaAACTAAGTGCAATGTTAGTAAAAGAACCCTACAGTGTATCAGTATAATATCATCTAAATCACAGTTCACTGATAAAgagaagattttttatttttttaataacaaagttctatctaataaatgttttgtaaatcatAGCAACGAATCATGCTTGTTTCCATTTTGTAAGTGTCACTATAGATGTGTTGTTCTGGCAGAGTTATAGTCTTATCATTTATGGTGGCTATGCAGTGATTGTTTTGGTAGGGTAGCGGTACACATGTCCAGACAAAAAACAAATCAATGCTGGTTTTCTGTGCCTAACATGTAGTGTTAAAGTTGAGCTCATATTCACACTAGTACAAGTTCAGTGAaaactgaggggtatatttactaaccgcCGATTTCCCGTCGCTTTGAAGTAATATTcttcaaacagcaattttattaaaatcaaaACCCAATGGGCttggtctttaataaaattgccgttttagAAAATTACTTAATTCTACGGAAACGCCACATAGTAAGTATACACAGTGTGCTGAAGGCACCAATACTTTGGTAATCATCCCAATAAGCAGATCTTCTTTGGGCGTTAGGAAAGTATCAATTCCCTGACACATTCAATGCTATATAGATTCTTGCTTCATATAGATGTTGGAATAAAGTACAAATGGCCTCATCTCCTGATCTGTGGCATTAGTATTACCATTGATCTACAATAATGTAAGAAAAGGAATTTAGAGGCTCATGTACAGTTGGACGtaggtctattttttttttattattttttttaaataaaatacacttttttttcttacttCGTATGCGCACCACAAATATGTACTCATAGgtccatatgcagatttggttgaATCTTACACTTATGACTCGAGCCTTATTACGACTCCTTACAGTTGAAGAGACAGAATGGGGGAGAGAAGCGGAGGGCAGAGTAGGCcaagtacaataagggtgtgttcAAGTAATTGCTCCAGTAGATGCATTTGTCCAGGGTCTGCTTAAGTGTTCAGTCCGCCCTAAACTAATATCTTTGTAGCACCCCCTTGACTCCCACGCCAGACTAAAATGGGATAGGTAAAAATAAAGTCATTCTTCATTTAAAATCTGGTTTTCTTCTTACACCCCCAACCCCCAATGTTTATATTTCAGTGTTTTCAAAACTCTGCTCCACTTGGTTTTGTAAAAGGGTCACGGACGTCTTTGTCACTCTTTTCGTTTTCATTGAAATCAAAAATTTGTTGCAGAATGGAGGCATaaatgagcgctactgagggtgaaaatGTGAGGGAGAGGACTGCAACGCATGCACCTGTCGCCATCATTAaatctcctactcacttatccacAAGCACCCGCCCAAGGATTGGAAAAgtagagctgttgcctatagcaaccaatcagattctagctttcatttatttagtgcattctgcaaaatgacagctagaatctgattggttgctataggcaacatctccactttttcaaacccgcagtttagtaaatctagccccaagagcttccctgctcactctacaggaagtagactcacaagattaataaatctcatgagacttagagctcctcggcttgctctgcaggatGTGTcttatccagggactgggagcagctatccgctccctcctgctaaccagagctggattaaggctcgggggccctaggcacttaagacaggggggctcctatgatgtaatatggttattagacacattttcatcaaatacacaggcaatactgtgagcactactgttaggtgcacacagttctgccttcacaagcagtacaatgtgaagcaggacatatctcccaactgtccttgcagtcagaccaaatcctgactaagcgggacagtcacccaccaaattcaggacagttggcagactgtggtgatctctcctacctgtcttgtcattttcaccacttgtagctgctggtgtctttagatcagttgctgcttgtctggatcctggaatgttgggggccctatttgggaaaaaatgggtacatgaaatttagaaaactccaaccagcactagtattaaatcaatatagcacccaggTTTTACAATTAGGcttcactccagccccaacattaaaataatagtattcacatttgataaatacatctatttccctccaacaagccctgacattaaattaacagtattcacatttaataaataaatctatttccctccctccaaacaaccccagcaagaaattaaatatcatttacgtttaataaaaataaccattttccacaaccattccagtcattaaatagttcataatcacatttaataaatatacctcattttcctcaaacagccccacattcacttaatagcgcacattatagtcatatactgtcccccacacacattata encodes the following:
- the LOC142144086 gene encoding glutathione S-transferase 3-like — protein: MAEKPRLHYFNGRGRMDCVRWLLSAAGVAFNEQFYETKEEYEKLLKSGDLMFQQVPLVEIDGLKLVQTRAILSYIAGKYNLYGKDLKERAYIDMYVEGVCDLMSLVTSILILPEDGKEKQRCLVQDKALHRYFPVYNKALENQNFLVGNQLSMADVLLLDAILSVEEIHDNILQNFPNLQAFKERISEIPTINNFLQPGSQRKLMADAVYVETVMKILYS